The Asticcacaulis excentricus CB 48 genome includes a window with the following:
- a CDS encoding pirin family protein, producing the protein MTDAIALLIPPREKDLGGFTVKRILPFAKHRMVGPWIFFDHMGPAVFEPGKGTNVRPHPHINLATVTYLFEGHIHHRDSLGSDQVITPGAINLMVAGRGIVHSEREPLEGIDTTRQLHGLQLWHALPEADEEIEAAFFHYDAEEIPSVTVEGVPVRVMMGTAYGVTSPVKTYAETLYLEARLSAGQALVLPDHVAERGLYVVSGRATVNGTPVEASHMVILNSGATVSVTTDTEAQLALIGGEPFTERHIYWNFVSSRKERIEQAKADWREGRFPKVPGDEIEFIPLPVE; encoded by the coding sequence ATGACCGACGCCATCGCACTTCTTATTCCGCCGCGCGAAAAGGATCTTGGCGGCTTTACCGTCAAGCGCATCCTGCCGTTCGCCAAACACCGCATGGTCGGGCCGTGGATCTTCTTTGATCATATGGGGCCGGCGGTGTTCGAGCCGGGAAAGGGCACCAATGTCCGGCCGCACCCGCACATCAATCTGGCCACCGTAACCTATCTGTTCGAGGGCCATATCCATCACCGCGACTCGCTGGGCTCGGATCAGGTCATCACGCCGGGGGCCATCAATCTGATGGTGGCGGGCAGGGGCATCGTCCATTCCGAACGCGAGCCATTGGAAGGCATAGACACCACGCGGCAGTTGCACGGTCTGCAGCTGTGGCACGCCCTGCCGGAAGCCGACGAAGAGATCGAGGCGGCCTTTTTCCACTATGACGCCGAAGAGATTCCGTCCGTGACGGTCGAAGGCGTGCCGGTGCGGGTGATGATGGGCACGGCCTATGGTGTGACGTCGCCGGTCAAGACCTATGCCGAGACGCTGTACCTGGAGGCGCGCCTAAGCGCCGGGCAGGCGCTGGTCTTGCCCGATCATGTCGCTGAGCGGGGCCTTTACGTCGTGTCGGGCCGCGCGACGGTCAATGGCACGCCGGTTGAGGCTTCGCACATGGTCATCCTCAACAGCGGCGCGACGGTCAGCGTCACGACCGACACGGAGGCGCAACTGGCCCTGATCGGCGGGGAGCCCTTTACCGAGCGTCACATCTACTGGAATTTTGTCTCATCGCGCAAAGAGCGCATCGAGCAGGCCAAGGCCGACTGGCGCGAAGGACGTTTCCCCAAGGTGCCAGGCGACGAGATCGAATTCATTCCGCTGCCGGTCGAATGA
- a CDS encoding OsmC family protein: MSELISARVEETHISDFSVSIEVSGHRLSGDEPESQGGLNLAPSPYDYLTAALGECTAMTVRWYARQKNWPLQDVRVELTHERVAGHVSGKADIFRKSVTILGEQLSDEQRQRLHDIAAKCPVHKTLTGGAFIETLSEPADY; encoded by the coding sequence ATGTCTGAGCTGATTTCTGCACGGGTTGAAGAGACCCATATCTCCGATTTCAGCGTCTCTATTGAGGTCAGCGGCCATCGCCTCAGCGGTGACGAACCTGAATCACAAGGCGGGCTGAACCTCGCCCCATCGCCCTATGACTATCTGACGGCAGCGCTGGGCGAATGCACGGCCATGACGGTGCGCTGGTACGCCAGACAGAAGAACTGGCCCTTACAGGACGTGCGCGTTGAACTGACCCATGAAAGGGTTGCCGGTCACGTGTCGGGCAAGGCCGACATCTTCCGTAAGTCGGTGACGATTCTTGGCGAGCAGCTCAGCGACGAGCAGCGGCAAAGACTGCACGACATCGCCGCCAAATGCCCGGTGCACAAAACCCTGACGGGTGGCGCGTTTATTGAAACCTTGTCAGAACCCGCAGATTATTAA
- a CDS encoding M61 family metallopeptidase, with the protein MKKGMMVSAAVLAAALFSVPVSAQVSAPLPPPLPVSAQVDYPGTLKVYVDATDTQQRVMRVRQVIPVSKAGELILVMPRWLPGKHAPRPQADKIANVRFSAGGKSLSWLRDPVEVTAFHLTVPAGAKEVVAEFDFLTPMTTAAGRVVVTDVMANLQWENLSMYPAGYAVSRIPVELTLKLPEGWDYAVALDTASKNADGTVTFKPLPYEHFIDSPMFAGKYKKTIDLSVDPKVPVRLNVFADKPGDLAATDEQIAIHKKMVAQAVKVFKSQHYDHYDFLVHLSDELGDIGLEHHRSSENGHDSDYFTGWAGNYVGRDLLPHEFTHSWDGKFRRGADLYNPDFHTPMRNSLLWVYEGQTQFWGYILSARSGLYTPEQAKQAIALIAAQYDNFSGSQWRPVLDTTNDPILSARQPKNWLSQQRNEDYYSVGLLIWLDADTLIREKTNNKKSLDDFAGLFFGIKDGSWTPETYEFKDVVAALNSVYAYDWDTFLKTRVNETSKGTFLDGLERGGYKLTYSATPTDWFKAREKKLKTTDLSYSLGLSLTATGDIGSVFWDSPAFKAGLGQGMSVVAVNGTAYEADGIKTAIADAAKPNGKPVELLIKRGKTYKTVTIDYKGGLRYPRLERIDGKKAYLDDILAEKK; encoded by the coding sequence ATGAAAAAAGGCATGATGGTCAGCGCGGCGGTTTTGGCAGCGGCTCTGTTTTCGGTTCCGGTTTCGGCTCAGGTGTCTGCGCCCCTGCCGCCGCCTTTGCCGGTGTCGGCGCAGGTCGATTATCCCGGCACGCTGAAGGTCTATGTCGATGCCACCGATACGCAGCAGCGGGTCATGCGCGTGCGTCAGGTCATCCCTGTGTCAAAGGCCGGTGAGCTGATCCTGGTCATGCCGCGCTGGCTGCCTGGCAAGCACGCCCCGCGCCCGCAAGCGGACAAGATCGCCAATGTGCGGTTTTCGGCGGGTGGTAAGAGCCTGAGCTGGCTGCGTGATCCGGTCGAAGTAACGGCCTTTCACCTGACCGTGCCAGCCGGTGCGAAGGAGGTCGTGGCCGAGTTCGACTTTCTGACGCCTATGACCACGGCGGCGGGGCGCGTGGTGGTCACCGACGTGATGGCCAACCTTCAATGGGAAAACCTGTCCATGTATCCGGCGGGTTATGCCGTGAGCCGCATTCCCGTTGAACTGACGCTGAAACTGCCCGAAGGCTGGGACTATGCCGTGGCGCTGGATACCGCTTCGAAAAACGCCGACGGTACGGTCACCTTTAAGCCCCTGCCTTATGAGCATTTCATCGACTCACCGATGTTTGCCGGGAAATACAAGAAGACCATCGACCTCAGCGTCGATCCCAAGGTGCCGGTACGCCTGAATGTCTTTGCCGATAAGCCGGGGGATCTGGCCGCCACGGATGAGCAGATCGCCATCCATAAGAAGATGGTGGCGCAGGCGGTCAAGGTCTTTAAATCGCAGCATTACGACCATTATGACTTCTTGGTCCATCTGTCGGACGAACTGGGCGATATTGGCCTTGAACATCATCGGTCGTCGGAAAACGGCCATGACTCAGACTATTTCACTGGATGGGCCGGCAACTATGTCGGGCGTGACCTGCTGCCGCACGAATTTACCCATTCGTGGGACGGCAAGTTCCGCCGCGGCGCCGACCTCTATAATCCGGATTTCCACACCCCCATGCGCAACAGCCTGCTGTGGGTGTATGAAGGTCAGACGCAGTTCTGGGGCTATATTCTGTCGGCGCGGTCGGGCCTCTACACGCCGGAGCAGGCGAAGCAGGCCATCGCGTTGATCGCCGCGCAGTACGACAACTTCTCCGGTTCACAGTGGCGTCCGGTGCTCGATACCACCAATGACCCGATCCTGTCTGCGCGTCAGCCCAAGAACTGGCTGAGCCAGCAGCGCAACGAAGACTATTACAGCGTGGGACTGCTGATCTGGCTGGACGCCGATACGCTGATCCGCGAAAAGACCAACAACAAGAAGTCGCTGGATGATTTTGCGGGTCTGTTCTTCGGCATCAAGGACGGGTCGTGGACGCCGGAAACCTATGAGTTCAAGGATGTGGTGGCCGCGCTAAACAGCGTCTATGCCTATGACTGGGACACCTTCCTCAAAACGCGCGTCAACGAAACCTCAAAGGGCACCTTCCTCGACGGGCTGGAGCGCGGGGGGTACAAGCTGACCTATAGCGCCACGCCGACCGACTGGTTCAAGGCGCGCGAAAAGAAGCTGAAGACCACGGACCTCAGCTATTCGCTGGGGCTGTCACTGACGGCGACGGGCGATATCGGCAGCGTCTTCTGGGACAGCCCGGCGTTCAAGGCCGGACTGGGGCAGGGGATGAGCGTGGTCGCCGTCAACGGCACCGCCTATGAAGCCGATGGTATCAAAACCGCCATTGCCGACGCCGCCAAGCCAAACGGCAAGCCGGTCGAGCTGCTGATCAAGCGGGGCAAGACCTATAAGACGGTGACGATAGACTACAAGGGCGGCCTGCGTTATCCGCGCCTTGAGCGCATCGACGGCAAGAAGGCCTATCTGGACGATATTTTGGCCGAAAAGAAGTAG
- the pelA gene encoding pectate lyase: MKTMPALIAALTLSACATPPPASAPSLDGFYDAVHHWQNKNGKSYARYAEDNVTAIADNLLLLQRDNGGWIENRDPARILSEVEKAAALKEKSDPAFSFDNRNIYTQVEYLMAAYERTRRSDYRTAALRGLDLILSQQIKSCGGWPHTVPARSSFHDKITMADEVTSGNLRLLRRISTGEYPFDSVSKDIRRKAASAVAAGDACLLRLQIRQNGQLTGWAGQYDPVSLQPVKGRSFELVSIVSQESVENTRYLMSIPNPSPEVIAAVDGAVAWMKRSAITGKRLETFALPAPVKYDYHTATTDNRLVDDPSAPPLWARFYDISDNSVILANRDGVRVATYADIHPERRSGYGWYGQWPNELITELYPMWSKCHCRIETIPLTPEQKKTLEKIAKDMKSRNPN; the protein is encoded by the coding sequence ATGAAGACAATGCCCGCCCTTATCGCCGCCCTCACCTTGTCCGCCTGCGCCACACCGCCGCCAGCATCTGCGCCGTCGCTGGACGGGTTTTACGACGCGGTTCACCATTGGCAGAACAAGAACGGCAAGTCCTATGCCCGCTATGCTGAGGACAATGTAACGGCCATCGCCGACAATCTGCTCCTGCTGCAACGGGATAATGGCGGCTGGATCGAGAACCGCGACCCGGCACGCATCCTGTCCGAAGTGGAAAAGGCGGCGGCGCTGAAGGAAAAGAGCGACCCGGCCTTTAGCTTCGACAATCGCAACATCTATACGCAGGTCGAGTATCTGATGGCGGCCTATGAACGGACACGGAGATCAGACTACCGTACCGCCGCCTTGCGCGGTCTTGACCTGATCCTGTCTCAGCAGATCAAAAGCTGCGGCGGCTGGCCCCACACCGTGCCAGCCAGGAGCAGCTTTCATGACAAGATCACCATGGCCGATGAGGTGACATCGGGCAATCTGCGCCTGCTGCGTCGCATCAGCACAGGTGAATATCCCTTTGACTCTGTGAGCAAAGATATACGCAGGAAGGCCGCATCGGCGGTAGCCGCTGGCGACGCCTGCCTGCTCAGGCTGCAAATCCGTCAGAACGGGCAGCTCACCGGCTGGGCCGGTCAGTACGATCCCGTGAGCTTGCAGCCTGTCAAAGGGCGCAGCTTTGAACTGGTGTCGATTGTCTCTCAGGAAAGCGTGGAAAATACCCGCTATCTGATGTCCATTCCAAACCCCTCGCCTGAGGTGATTGCTGCGGTCGATGGGGCCGTGGCATGGATGAAGCGTTCGGCCATTACCGGCAAGCGGCTGGAGACCTTTGCCCTGCCCGCCCCGGTCAAGTACGACTATCACACGGCGACCACCGATAACCGGCTGGTGGATGATCCCTCGGCGCCGCCTCTGTGGGCGCGATTCTATGATATCAGCGACAATTCGGTGATCCTGGCCAACCGCGACGGCGTGCGGGTCGCCACCTATGCCGACATCCACCCGGAACGCCGCTCAGGCTATGGCTGGTATGGTCAGTGGCCAAACGAATTGATCACCGAATTGTATCCGATGTGGTCAAAGTGCCATTGCCGTATCGAGACTATCCCACTTACGCCGGAACAGAAGAAAACGTTGGAGAAAATTGCCAAGGACATGAAGTCGAGAAACCCAAACTAA
- a CDS encoding alpha/beta hydrolase, translated as MRLTPVLLSLLMLASVPAHAEGPLRERLKARYMERLQDGESAEEGARVYKAVLPGTQKQTVSYGADPLQAMDVYSPVNARNAPMIVMVHGGGWRTGDKANSGVVENKVKHWLPQGYIVVSVNYRLLPQADAYAQAEDVAAALAYVQKNAATWGGDASRLILMGHSAGAQLVALTSADPSVVTSRGGRLWAGTVVLDSATLDLRATMTQKRVLPLYTNAFGSDPKRWAQASPLERLTPQAVPLMMVCSTQRKDRPCDQADTFGRALRKLGKPAPVQKEDKSHGEINKMVGVPGPYTDAIDAFIAARLGQALGAHK; from the coding sequence ATGCGCCTGACCCCTGTCCTGCTGAGCCTTCTGATGCTGGCGTCTGTGCCGGCCCATGCGGAGGGGCCGCTACGCGAGCGTTTGAAAGCGCGCTATATGGAGCGGCTTCAGGACGGTGAGTCAGCGGAAGAGGGGGCGCGTGTGTATAAGGCCGTCCTGCCCGGAACCCAAAAGCAGACCGTCAGTTACGGGGCGGACCCTTTGCAGGCGATGGATGTCTACAGTCCAGTCAATGCCCGCAACGCGCCGATGATCGTCATGGTGCATGGAGGTGGCTGGCGGACGGGCGATAAGGCCAATAGCGGCGTGGTCGAGAACAAGGTCAAGCACTGGCTGCCCCAGGGTTACATCGTCGTCAGCGTCAACTATCGCCTGTTGCCGCAGGCAGATGCCTATGCGCAGGCCGAGGACGTGGCGGCGGCGTTGGCCTATGTTCAAAAGAATGCCGCCACCTGGGGCGGGGATGCCTCGCGTCTGATCCTGATGGGGCACAGCGCCGGGGCGCAACTGGTGGCCCTGACGTCTGCCGATCCCTCGGTGGTAACGAGCAGGGGCGGGCGACTGTGGGCCGGGACAGTGGTGCTGGACTCGGCGACGCTCGACCTGCGGGCCACGATGACGCAAAAGCGCGTGCTGCCGCTCTATACCAACGCCTTTGGCAGCGATCCGAAGCGCTGGGCGCAGGCCTCGCCGCTGGAGCGTCTGACGCCGCAGGCCGTACCCCTGATGATGGTCTGTTCGACCCAGCGCAAGGACCGGCCCTGCGATCAGGCCGACACCTTCGGCCGGGCTCTGCGCAAACTGGGCAAGCCGGCCCCGGTGCAGAAGGAAGACAAGAGCCACGGCGAAATCAACAAGATGGTCGGCGTCCCCGGTCCTTATACCGACGCCATCGACGCCTTTATCGCGGCGCGCTTAGGTCAGGCTCTGGGGGCCCACAAATAG
- a CDS encoding calcium/sodium antiporter has product MTGGLGMDVIVNFIAAYIDAAWLDYVLIIGGLGLLFVGGESLIRGAVSLALNLRLSRLVIGLTVVGMGTSAPELMVSVQSALKGSPDLAVGNVVGSNIANILLIMGVGALLSPMAANGLGLKRDALIMFAVTVGLLWLGLQGSITRDHGWIMLALLAAYLVGVYIWEKVITGKDTAPAETSTERAGSPLVALVWVALGLLMLVSGADALVRGAENVARGFGISEAVIGLTLVAVGTSLPELTVTIIAAFRRQGEVSLGNLIGSNIFNILGILGVTACITPLRIAPQMAQIDMPVALGVAALVLLIILLAQKVGRLSGLLFLGLYAAYMTWLFVGPQSLT; this is encoded by the coding sequence ATGACCGGGGGTTTGGGCATGGATGTCATCGTCAATTTTATCGCGGCCTATATCGACGCCGCCTGGCTCGATTACGTGCTGATTATCGGCGGGCTGGGCCTGCTGTTTGTCGGCGGTGAAAGCCTGATCCGGGGCGCGGTCAGCCTCGCTCTGAACCTGCGACTGTCGCGTCTGGTGATCGGCCTGACCGTTGTCGGCATGGGCACATCGGCCCCGGAACTGATGGTGTCGGTGCAGTCGGCACTCAAAGGCTCGCCAGATCTGGCGGTGGGCAATGTGGTCGGCTCCAACATCGCCAATATCTTGCTGATTATGGGCGTTGGCGCCCTGCTTTCGCCGATGGCTGCGAACGGGTTAGGCTTGAAACGTGACGCCCTGATCATGTTTGCTGTCACGGTGGGTCTTCTGTGGCTGGGTCTTCAGGGGAGCATCACACGCGACCACGGCTGGATAATGCTGGCCCTGCTCGCCGCCTATCTGGTGGGCGTCTATATCTGGGAAAAGGTCATAACAGGCAAGGATACGGCTCCAGCGGAGACTTCGACCGAAAGGGCGGGTTCGCCCCTTGTGGCGCTTGTCTGGGTAGCCTTGGGGTTGCTGATGCTGGTCAGCGGTGCCGATGCGCTGGTGCGCGGGGCCGAAAACGTCGCCCGCGGATTCGGCATTTCGGAGGCCGTGATCGGCCTGACTCTGGTGGCGGTCGGCACGTCACTCCCCGAACTGACCGTGACGATTATCGCCGCTTTTCGTCGTCAGGGTGAGGTCAGCCTCGGCAATCTGATCGGCAGCAACATCTTTAATATACTGGGCATTTTAGGTGTAACGGCCTGCATTACCCCCTTGCGCATAGCGCCTCAGATGGCACAGATAGACATGCCGGTCGCCTTGGGCGTCGCCGCTCTGGTCCTGCTGATCATCCTGCTCGCCCAAAAGGTCGGGCGACTGAGCGGCCTTTTGTTCCTCGGCCTCTATGCCGCCTATATGACGTGGCTATTTGTGGGCCCCCAGAGCCTGACCTAA